In Eupeodes corollae chromosome 3, idEupCoro1.1, whole genome shotgun sequence, a single genomic region encodes these proteins:
- the LOC129950406 gene encoding uncharacterized protein LOC129950406 encodes MNKIIAKRGRAKGCITNASSYIDTIDTTTTLSTLEFRLNKLEESWQEFVSLQNDLLDHIDTEGYVDRESEYAEYEEKYFRTHVALANAIFELKKEHTDNKLTPSQSKAQENNRGAPINAASISTQYTPQDVPEEHTDFPIRRALNPIQLPKITIEPFSGDYKDWPTFRDMFLGTVDSNITLSPVQKLHFLKSFLRGRAADLISHVKCSEANYVETWDRLERRYDQRHLIIKSFIDSFISLPNCSNGNIESLNKIADGAEEVVRGLNALDCNNRDPWLIYMLHEKLDFETKKAWAAETGSRDDKTINEFLEFLQFRCRCLETCQPTTRPSQTRSVKSSKAVLSHVVENRSVCLKCKKDHLLSQCPEFKALTVAARREFTKNSSLCFNCLRQGHSSRRCRFNSRCSLCNARHHNLVHSSENTPSRPSDQSVPNSNESNQNSEQPVIANHSIEPSHRTTTILPTAVAWVKDKSGNYHSVRMLLDSGSQASFVTEGAVLPLQARQTD; translated from the exons atgaacaaaattatcgCTAAACGTGGTAGGGCTAAAGGGTGCATTACGAATGCATCATCGTATATAGACACTATCGATACGACAACGACCCTTTCCACGTTAGAATTTCGCCTGAATAAACTCGAAGAATCGTGGCAAGAATTCGTTAGCTTACAAAACGATTTGTTAGACCATATAGACACGGAAGGGTACGTAGATCGCGAATCAGAGTATGCTGAGTATGaggaaaaatattttcgtaCACATGTGGCTCTTGCAAATGCTATTTTTGAACTTAAGAAAGAACATACCGATAACAAGTTGACCCCTTCACAAAGTAAAGCTCAAGAAAACAATCGCGGGGCTCCTATAAACGCGGCTTCTATATCTACTCAATACACACCACAGGATGTCCCTGAGGAACATACAGATTTTCCAATTCGACGTGCATTGAATCCGATTCAGCTACCTAAAATCACAATTGAACCGTTTTCTGGTGATTATAAAGACTGGCCAACTTTCCGCGACATGTTCTTAGGAACCGTTGACTCAAATATTACTTTATCACCGGTTCAAAAGCTACATTTTCTGAAATCATTCCTTCGTGGACGCGCCGCGGATTTAATCAGTCATGTTAAATGTTCTGAAGCAAATTACGTTGAGACATGGGATAGGTTGGAAAGACGTTATGACCAAAGACATTTAATCATTAAATCtttcattgattcatttatCTCACTTCCGAACTGTTCTAACGGAAATATCGAATCGCTTAATAAAATTGCGGACGGAGCGGAAGAAGTTGTAAGAGGTCTTAACGCACTTGATTGTAACAATAGGGACCCTTGGCTCATTTATATGTTGCATGAAAAGTTGGACTTTGAAACCAAAAAGGCATGGGCTGCAGAAACAGGTTCAAGGGATGATAAAACGATAAATGAGTTTTTGGAGTTTCTGCAATTTCGATGTCGATGTTTAGAAACTTGCCAACCAACTACACGTCCCAGCCAAACTCGTAGTGTAAAGTCATCTAAGGCAGTTTTATCACATGTCGTTGAAAATCGTTCAGTATGTCTTAAGTGTAAAAAGGATCATTTGCTTTCACAATGCCCAGAGTTTAAAGCTTTGACAGTAGCTGCACGTCGTGAATTTactaaaaattcttctttatgttttaattgtttgagaCAAGGGCATTCGTCTAGGAGATGTCGTTTTAACTCTCGTTGTAGTTTGTGCAACGCTAGGCATCATAATTTAGTACATTCTTCCGAAAATACACCTTCGAGGCCTTCAGATCAATCTGTTCCGAATTCTAATGAATCGAATCAGAATTCTGAACAACCTGTCATTGCAAATCATTCTATTGAGCCTTCACATCGTACCACAACTATTTTACCTACAGCTGTTGCTTGGGTTAAGGACAAATCTGGGAATTATCACAGTGTTCGTATGCTTCTCGATTCGGGATCGCAAGCATCATTTGTAACCGAAGGAGCA GTTCTGCCTCTGCAGGCCAGACAAACGGACTAG
- the LOC129952067 gene encoding uncharacterized protein LOC129952067, which produces MNHIPQNFVGIELADPTYYKPGPIDILIGADKFFDVIKGGSKHISNSNLVSIPTIFGCVIAGGILKLSDDSVQVNSLCTRIDHEKVFDLERFWKVEEISVETPLSVEEQLAEDLFVKNTTRRLDGRYEVFLPFKPSMALEFGNSLGTAISRFYSVEKRFQNNDDLKSQYCGFINEYLALGHMEEIPSNELKTDQNAYYLPHHAIFKDDSTTTKIRIVFDASARSNNSISLNDSLLVGPTIQRDLFSICLRYRLHLYVISGDIEKMYRQIWITKGHTDFQRIVWRNSPTEPLKHYRLLTVTYGTASAPFSAVRVLKQLALDSATTYPVASKTLQNDFYVDDVVTGTDNIDDIFALQSELVALLGSAGFNLRKWTTNCQPLLLRLPEDQRELSPVDFENSTSVKILGLQWCPSRDCFSYKVKLSDSTACTKRRILSDASRLFDPLGFLAPVIVGVKIIFQELWRRKLAWDDEVPQDLALQWTTIRDELPTLESLSIPRLMVKNKLNWELHGFCDASLDAYAASVYCRSISSDGMISVELVAAKSKVAPIKVLSLPRLELSGAVLLTRLINKIKLSLQEPNIKTFAWTDSSIVLHWLSAPPKKWSVFIANRTSEVLSSIHFKQWNHVRTTSNPADLATRGISPSSLASANLWWNGPVWLSKEVDQWPVSNLKENINKEHLEERKVSLTQTMLQGFWSRWHREYLTSLQQRPKWQTSKPNLRVDDVVLLKEPNLPPSKWVIGRIIKTHPGDDERIRVVTVKTKFGEYLRPVVKVSPLPFSERP; this is translated from the exons ATGAATCATATTCCTCAAAATTTCGTAGGCATTGAGCTGGCTGATCCAACCTACTATAAACCAGGCCCTATCGACATTTTAATAGGTGCTGATAAATTTTTTGATGTGATTAAGGGAGGATCAAAGCATATTTCGAATTCGAACTTGGTGTCGATTCCAACCATTTTTGGTTGTGTCATAGCTGGAGGAATACTGAAATTATCTGATGATAGCGTACAAGTTAATTCGCTTTGCACCAGGATAGACCATGAAAAGGTATTTGACCTGGAACGTTTTTGGAAAGTTGAGGAAATCTCAGTTGAAACTCCTTTGTCTGTGGAAGAACAATTGGCTGAAGATTTGTTCGTTAAGAACACAACTCGTCGTTTGGACGGTAGATACGAAGTTTTTCTACCCTTTAAGCCTTCGATGGCTCTCGAGTTTGGTAATTCACTTGGAACTGCAATAAGTCGATTTTATTCGGTTGAAAAAAGGTTCCAAAATAATGATGATTTAAAATCACAGTACTGTGGTTTTATAAATGAGTACTTAGCTCTAGGCCATATGGAAGAAATTCCATCTAACGAATTGAAAACAGATCAAAATGCGTATTATCTTCCACATCATGCTATTTTCAAAGATGATAGCACAACAACGAAGATTAGAATCGTCTTCGATGCATCCGCTAGATCAAATAATTCTATTTCATTAAATGATTCTCTACTCGTTGGACCCACCATACAGCGTGACCTATTTTCGATTTGTCTTCGCTATCGGCTGCATCTATACGTTATATCCGGAGATATAGAGAAAATGTATAGGCAGATTTGGATTACAAAAGGCCACACAGATTTTCAACGGATTGTTTGGCGGAATAGTCCCACGGAACCGTTGAAACATTATCGCTTACTCACTGTAACCTACGGTACAGCCTCAGCTCCATTTTCCGCTGTTCGTGTTTTGAAGCAACTCGCCCTGGATTCCGCTACAACTTATCCTGTTGCATCGAAAACCttgcaaaatgatttttatgttGACGACGTTGTAACAGGAACTGATAATATCGATGATATATTTGCTCTGCAATCTGAGTTGGTAGCTTTATTGGGCTCCGCAGGATTTAACCTTCGCAAATGGACAACCAACTGTCAACCTCTTCTGTTAAGGTTACCGGAAGATCAACGCGAGCTCTCTCCAGTGGATTTTGAGAACTCGACCTCGGTGAAAATTCTTGGTTTGCAATGGTGCCCATCAAGAGATTGCTTCTCTTATAAAGTAAAGCTGAGTGATAGTACTGCCTGTACGAAACGTCGTATACTTTCGGACGCATCGCGTTTGTTTGATCCACTCGGTTTTTTAGCGCCTGTTATCGTTGGAGTTAAGATTATTTTCCAAGAGTTGTGGAGAAGAAAATTGGCATGGGATGACGAGGTACCCCAGGACTTGGCGCTTCAATGGACTACCATACGAGATGAACTTCCCACTCTTGAATCATTGTCTATTCCAAGGTTgatggtaaaaaataaattgaattgggAGCTGCACGGCTTTTGCGATGCGTCATTGGATGCATACGCTGCGAGTGTTTACTGTCGAAGTATTTCGTCAGATGGTATGATTTCTGTAGAACTTGTAGCTGCCAAATCAAAGGTTGCTCCAATCAAGGTTTTATCTTTACCTCGGCTCGAGTTATCTGGGGCTGTATTACTGACTCgtcttataaacaaaataaagttatcTTTGCAGGAACCTAATATTAAGACATTCGCGTGGACAGACTCTTCGATTGTGCTTCATTGGCTATCAGCACCTCCCAAGAAGTGGTCAGTGTTCATTGCCAACCGAACGTCAGAGGTGTTAAGCTCCATACACTTCAAACAATGGAACCATGTGCGCACCACTTCAAATCCTGCAGACTTGGCAACCCGAGGAATATCCCCATCATCTCTGGCTTCAGCCAACCTATGGTGGAATGGACCTGTCTGGCTGAGTAAGGAAGTAGATCAGTGGCCCGTATCAAACTTgaaggaaaatataaataaggaaCACCTAGAAGAAAGAAAAGTATCTCTGACACAG ACAATGCTACAAGGTTTTTGGAGTCGCTGGCATCGGGAATATTTAACTTCACTGCAGCAGCGACCAAAATGGCAAACATCAAAGCCTAATCTCCGAGTTGATGACGTTGTACTATTGAAGGAACCAAATTTACCACCATCCAAATGGGTCATCGggagaataataaaaacacaccCTGGAGACGACGAAAGGATCAGAGTTGTGACTGTGAAAACCAAATTTGGAGAATACCTCAGACCAGTCGTTAAGGTGTCACCACTGCCTTTTTCTGAAAGACCCTAA